From Theileria annulata chromosome 1, complete sequence, *** SEQUENCING IN PROGRESS ***, one genomic window encodes:
- a CDS encoding patatin-family phospholipase, putative (Tap821d03.p1c.cand.43 - score = 87.19;~SMART pfam:Patatin (PF01734) at aa 78-279, E()=2.80e-05), with protein sequence MILIYSNSDRQLLEFTLTPSTFDSKPKVAYKLFYSGPLLSVQFPLKFKRRYYRLNYLTIYNYECNKYLYNKLISLRVLSLDNSENLGTSVIGSLYLLEKKLSELKKKKINLADYFDYICGTGSGALIALCLLKGYSMKDLRVKWNQIVSSLFKWAHSLPSGIIFDYYYIEEFKKSFINILGTDFMCSKSYPHCMVTCSNVRSNPYGMFLFRNYGNSKFGSLDGTSYAPLWLVGWSSCALPTYVRGPSNSHLTNIGYNMINKVHMVDGSVVSSSPSLVSLQELTNIYNINLRTLVKDNMDLFLSIGTSKSENDSGSINSSTWQILLNSKNLMYNTQLQHMHLTSLFEEYENKYHRIQLPIYPGCKHGKTSKEDVDAVLTSTIQYISRHDNNRIEQIVKILNQ encoded by the exons ATGATACTCATTTACTCAAATTCGGATAGACAACTGCTTGAATTTACATTAACGCCATCAACTTTCG attCTAAACCCAAGGTGGCATACAAGTTGTTTTACAGTGGACCGCTGTTATCAGTGCAATTTCCACTTAAATTCAAGAGAAGGTATTATAGACTAAACTatttaacaatatataattacgaatgtaataaatatctgtataataaattgattagTCTACGCGTGCTATCATTGGATAACAGCGAGAATTTGGGAACATCAGTAATCGGCTCACTTTACTTGCTCGAAAAGAAACTTAGCGAACTcaagaaaaagaaaattaacCTCGCAGATTACTTCGATTACATCTGTGGAACGGGATCTGGTGCCCTTATTGCGCTTTGTCTGCTTAAGGGCTACTCGATGAAGGATCTGAGAGTCAAGTGGAACCAGATCGTTTCTAGCCTATTCAAGTGGGCCCACTCGCTCCCTTCCGGAATAATTTTCGACTACTACTATATCGAAGAGTTCAAGAAGAGCTTTATTAACATTCTTGGAACAGACTTTATGTGCTCAAAGTCATATCCACATTGCATGGTCACATGCTCCAATGTTAGATCTAACCCCTATGGAATGTTTTTGTTCCGAAACTACGGAAACTCCAAAT TTGGTTCACTAGATGGGACTTCTTACGCTCCCTTATGGCTCGTAGGCTGGTCCTCTTGTGCCTTGCCTACATACGTCAG GGGCCCGAGTAACTCTCACCTGACTAATATAGGATATAATATGATAAACAAGGTCCACATGGTTGACGGATCAGTTGTGTCCTCAAGCCCAAGCCTTGTTTCACTCCAGGAACtaactaatatttataatattaaccTAAGGACCCTCGTTAAG GATAATATGGATTTGTTCTTGAGTATTGGCACCAGCAAGTCAGAGAACGACTCTGGGTCCATTAATTCCTCGACTTGGCAGATTCTATTAAATAGCAAGAATTTGATGTATAACACTCAGCTGCAGCATATGCACCTCACTAGCCTCTTTGAGGAATATGAAAACAAGTACCACAGGATTCAGCTCCCTATTTATCCCGGCTGCAAGCACGGGAAGACCTCAAAAGAGGACGTGGATGCCGTTTTGACATCCACCATTCAGTACATTTCAAGACACGACAACAACCGCATTGAGCAGATTGTCaagattttaaatcaatag
- a CDS encoding uncharacterized protein (Tap821d03.p1c.cand.43 - score = 87.19), with amino-acid sequence MNHKSEVLVKDHKHDDHLIKDSSKSSDRQSDTLDYDNKLMLIEKKENIKMIGLKDKENEDRLSDSKESDDDFLECESDYEFTNESDNQIFNNIYGSNLCKDSEILDEKISNLNAAKKLNVKNFMKSKSYHCLPSYYNGFGDGGQFGYIPKSYVPLDPELFSHANREGGYSSGFQGQFIDPELVQNRTIPSKSFLSRQKRKGSQDMSNVISQDQNENSASDSIYEDASDIPSEVNSELESRIIEFHEAKKSLSTSENGEINEDPTKQDSMSNMVYEPEDEIDELFDRVINCEYDPDFTFLPVALDPYVKISNKLIAKRTKRYGRQMLNSKGTKKSPGGSSAASSASSCSGECGNISTDHKDVDSKLKIKPIDNGSSLSQYVQDEPLAAKDGLILDESRGKQKHKPVDNERERLKAKEIDEYRQVLRLDTSIEPRIKFHDVQEYDSTDSEVEKQKEFARVLFEATKDDEREQYVDSDDEDLSPNIKSLKLSKKSGEEKVKSEKKSKKSKHKSDTESEDEKVSKTDKKSDKKSSKSSKHISEVDIEKDNGKVDKSEPEKGGKVDKSEVVEKPEKGDKNEKHKDKKPEKIKKVAWKSTDYDMIFNTLGECFSSGHIGHDTNPIVLNRKGFYTLFFRNSKYPYDSNIDFYLFRIGFKYSLVNEPKNQPLIIGI; translated from the coding sequence ATGAACCACAAATCTGAAGTTTTAGTCAAAGATCATAAGCATGATGATCATCTTATTAAAGATTCTTCCAAATCATCTGATCGTCAGTCAGATACCCTCGATTACGATAACAAATTAATGCTAATTGAAAAAAAGGAGAATATAAAGATGATCGGATTGAAAGATAAGGAAAACGAGGACCGTTTATCAGATTCCAAAGAATCAGATGATGATTTTTTAGAATGTGAGAGTGATTATGAGTTTACAAACGAATCAGATAACcaaattttcaataatatcTACGGATCTAATTTATGCAAAGATTCCGAAATTCTTGATGagaaaatttcaaatttaaatgcagcaaagaaattaaatgtaaaaaattttatgaaatCAAAAAGTTATCATTGTTTACCGTCATATTATAACGGTTTTGGAGACGGCGGCCAATTCGGCTACATACCCAAGTCTTACGTACCTCTAGATCCAGAATTATTTTCACATGCTAACCGTGAGGGTGGTTATTCCTCAGGTTTTCAGGGCCAATTCATAGACCCAGAGCTCGTCCAGAACAGAACTATCCCATCAAAATCATTCCTATCCAGACAGAAAAGAAAAGGTTCACAAGATATGAGTAATGTCATTTCCCAAGATCAGAACGAAAATTCTGCAAGCGACTCCATATATGAAGACGCTTCAGACATACCCTCAGAAGTAAACTCTGAATTGGAGTCCAGAATCATTGAGTTTCACGAAGCAAAGAAAAGCCTAAGCACCTCAGAAAATGGCGAAATTAACGAGGATCCAACCAAACAGGATTCTATGAGTAATATGGTTTACGAGCCCGAAGACGAAATTGATGAACTGTTTGACAGAGTCATTAATTGCGAATATGACCCAGATTTTACATTCCTCCCAGTAGCACTGGACCCCTATGTCAAAATTTCCAACAAATTGATTGCCAAAAGAACTAAACGTTATGGACGTCAAATGTTAAACTCAAAGGGTACTAAAAAGTCACCTGGGGGTTCATCGGCAGCATCATCCGCATCTTCATGCTCCGGTGAGTGCGGAAACATATCTACAGACCATAAAGATGTAGattcaaaattaaagatTAAACCCATTGACAACGGGTCGTCACTTTCACAATATGTTCAAGATGAACCATTGGCAGCTAAGGACGGTTTAATCTTGGATGAATCACGTGGAAAACAGAAACACAAGCCTGTAGATAATGAAAGAGAGCGTCTAAAAGCTAAGGAAATTGACGAGTACAGGCAAGTTCTAAGATTAGATACAAGCATTGAGCCTCGAATAAAGTTCCATGACGTGCAAGAGTATGATAGCACAGACTCTGAAGTTGAAAAGCAAAAAGAGTTTGCTAGAGTATTGTTTGAGGCCACTAAGGATGATGAGCGAGAACAATATGTAGATtcagatgatgaagatttATCGCCAAACATCAAGAGTCTTAAATTAAGCAAGAAATCAGGCGAGGAAAAGGTGAAGTCTGAAAAGAAGTCGAAAAAGTCCAAGCATAAATCTGACACGGAATCTGAGGATGAAAAAGTTAGTAAAACAGATAAAAAATCAGATAAAAAGTCTTCAAAATCATCAAAACATATCAGTGAAGTTGATATTGAAAAGGATAACGGGAAGGTTGACAAGTCAGAACCTGAAAAGGGAGGAAAAGTAGATAAATCAGAAGTTGTTGAGAAGCCAGAAAAGGGAGATAAGAATGAAAAGCATAAAGATAAAAAGCCtgaaaagattaaaaaGGTAGCTTGGAAATCAACAGACTATGATATGATTTTCAACACCCTTGGTGAGTGTTTCTCATCTGGACACATTGGACACGACACGAATCCAATAGTTCTGAACAGAAAGGGGTTTTACACTTTGTTCTTCAGGAACTCAAAGTACCCCTATGACTCGAACATTGACTTCTATCTCTTCAGGATTGGATTCAAGTACTCCCTAGTGAATGAACCCAAAAACCAACCCCTGATCATAGGTATTTAA
- a CDS encoding uncharacterized protein (Tap821d03.p1c.C.cand.59 - score = 14.44) translates to MVIYNSLKSFNRIAYRFNGLRNTTRPYTNSPRLFSTSRDETQQNFCSPPFESKLFKDYVEFSVNSYKSSKDAVDSEMTNLLANHKLLLFMEGSVDAPKSLCAGNIVKMFTLLQVLNFHTLDVLSNPPVFGFLCSKFGEPVRNILFKDGAPFAGHDELLELFRRGKLLQALGVPKTTNKSTPKEFANHLPIANY, encoded by the exons atggttatatataattccTTAAAATCCTTTAACCGTATCGCCTATAGATTTAATGGCTTGAGGAATACAACAAGGCCTTACACAAATTCCCCTAGACTGTTTTCGACTTCCAGAGATGAAACTCAACAAAACTTTTGTAGTCCACCATTTGAAAGTAAATTGTTCAAGGATTATGTAGAATTCTCAGTCAACTCTTACAAATCTAGCAAGGATGCTGTTGACTCTGAAATGACTAACCTATTGGCTAACCATAAACTTTTACTGTTTATGGAAGGCTCCGTAGATGCTCCAAAGTCTCTTTGCGCAGGCAATATCGTGAAGATGTTTACACTTTTACAAGTTTTAAACTTTCATACTCTGGACGTTTTATCGAACCCTCCAGTCTTCGGATTTCTATGCTCcaaatt TGGTGAGCCAGTTAGGAATATTTTGTTCAAGGACGGAGCTCCCTTTGCTGGACACGATGAGCTTCTGGAGCTCTTTAGGCGCGGCAAACTCCTTCAAGCCTTGGGAGTTCCCAAAACCACAAACAAAAGCACTCCTAAGGAATTCGCTAACCACCTGCCAATCGCAAACTActaa
- a CDS encoding porin, putative (Tap821d03.p1c.cand.42 - score = 40.81;~SMART pfam:Euk_porin (PF01459) at aa 101-375, E()=8.40e-06), whose translation MSWIRSFGASSSLFNSTFKGITFNDQREPSSENVFKTYFQNFKEYKFKNTLKSKALDAKSINGFVSERLLPLLSVAHCSEQKQESKEEQQHQQQSPFDLLVYENLAREYKNVITQDNYDGFRLEADRQLTKNLQASHSLYLGTLLKDVGYIYQIGANYASDDGKKFLMFKVGLDGNIALKAFAKLGDRLELKAVTNSRLKIDNQSTFEVGADYLSDYWTATLKCCWQGTFIWNICYTHQILPCFTVGSEVTYIDANGASIGSLSARYVRGDNIFTCQLTRQPDFKRMDFSKKEINCARVQYTRKVNDRLSLATELELSPSIKESALRVGWEYLFRHARVQGNIDSCGRIAMQTQDYNGFGVSGCIDYWNNIYRFGFMMHLLPQPEQNQETPQPT comes from the exons ATGTCCTGGATTAGATCATTTGGAGCCAGTTCTTCACTCTTCAACAGTACCTTCAAGGGTATCACGTTCAATGATCAGAGGGAACCAAGTTCGGAAAATGTCTTCAAAACTTACTTCCAAAACTTcaaagaatataaatttaagaataCTTTGAAAAGTAAAGCCCTGGACGCTAAGTCAATAAATGGATTTGTTTCCGAAAGATTGTTACCTTTGCTGAGCGTAGCACACTGCTCTGAACAAAAACAAGAGTCTAAAGAAGAACAACAACACCAACAACAATCACC GTTCGACCTGCTAGTATATGAGAACTTGGCGCGCGAGTACAAAAATGTTATTACGCAGGACAACTATGATGGATTTAGACTGGAAGCAGATAGGCAGCTGACCAAAAACTTGCAAGCAAGTCACTCACTTTATCTAGGAACACTGCTGAAGGACGTGGGATATATATACCAGATAGGAGCAAACTATGCAAGCGATGACGGGAAGAAGTTCCTAATGTTCAAGGTGGGATTGGACGGAAATATCGCCCTGAA agCCTTTGCAAAGTTGGGAGATCGACTGGAACTTAAGGCGGTCACAAATTCACGacttaaaattgataatcAAAGCACTTTTGAAGTGGGAGCCGATTATCTATCAGACTACTGGACTGCCACATTAAAGTGTTGTTGGCAAG GAACCTTTATATGGAATATCTGTTATACGCACCAGATCCTGCCCTGTTTTACAGTTGGTTCTGAAGTCACATACATT GATGCCAACGGAGCATCTATCGGTTCACTGTCTGCAAGATACGTCAGGGGTGACAACATTTTTACCT GCCAACTTACCAGACAGCCTGACTTCAAGCGCATGGATTTTTCGAAAAAGGAAATCAACTGCGCCAGAGTACAATACACCAGAAAGGTAAACGATCGATTATCTCTGGCCACTGAGCTTGAGTTATCGCCTTCAATCAAAGAGTCTGCACTTAGAGTG GGCTGGGAGTATTTGTTTAGGCACGCTAGGGTCCAGGGTAACATTGACAGCTGCGGCAGGATCGCCATGCAAACTCAGGATTACAATGGTTTCGGTGTTAGTGGATGCATTGATTATTGGAACAACATTTACCGATTCGGCTTCATGATGCATCTTCTGCCTCAGCCCGAACAAAACCAAGAAACACCGCAGCCAACATAA